The following nucleotide sequence is from Desulfuromonas sp..
GCGACAACGGATCGGCATCGTCCTGCCCCAGTTTGCTGCGCTCACTCTTTTTCGGCCGCGGGGTCGCCTGCCCGTCATCTTCCGGCGGGTTGTGAGGTGCCGCCGATATACCATGGGAAATATAATTCAGAACATCGAGCCTGGTCACACCAAACGATTCGAGGAGACGGGTCGCATAACATTTTTCTTCATCGAGCATTGCGGCGAGCAGATCACCGGTATTCGCCTCTTCTTTACCCGAGGATTGTGTATGCATGACCGTTCGCTGCAGTATCCGCTGCAAACTGACCGTTTGTTCGGGAACATCGATTGATGCCTCGGGCAAGGACTGTATATGCTCTTCGAAATAGGACTCGAGCGTCTGCTTCAACTGCTCAAGGTCGCCACCACAGTTTCTGATAATCTGCTGGCCGAAATCTTCAAAGAGAAGAGCGTACAGCAGATGTTCGGACGTCAGGAACTCATGATGCCGACGTTGTGCCTCCCTGACTGCGAGGGAAAAAGTCAATTGTACATCTTGGCTGAACATCTATGGATCAAACCTCCTCAAGGGTGCATTTGAGGGGATATCCCTCCTGCCGTGCCGTCTGATGGACGCGGTAGATTTTTGTTTCGGCAATATCATACGGATAGGTGCCACATAAACCGAACCCCTGTGTATGAATGTTCAACATGATCCGGTTCGCCTCGGATGGTGAAAAATGAAAAACAGTCTCAAGAACGCTGACAACAAAATCCATCGTTGTGTAATCATCGTTGTGCATCAGTATTCGATACAAGGGCGGCGAAGCCGTTGAGACCTTCTTTTCCGTTTTTGCCGAACCATGAATTTTATCCGAGCTCATCAAATGTCTCCTGTCGACTACATCTGTTAACATGTTACCACAGCTCAAAAAAGAGGCCAATAGATCGATTGACTCTCTCACCCCCGACAGCCACCGTTGCTGCGTGAGCTGATCTGAACGACAATTATCCTGTCTAATCAATAAGAT
It contains:
- a CDS encoding ATP-dependent Clp protease adaptor ClpS gives rise to the protein MSSDKIHGSAKTEKKVSTASPPLYRILMHNDDYTTMDFVVSVLETVFHFSPSEANRIMLNIHTQGFGLCGTYPYDIAETKIYRVHQTARQEGYPLKCTLEEV